In Schaalia sp. JY-X169, the following are encoded in one genomic region:
- a CDS encoding ABC transporter permease, protein MTTATATAANTLAPTVHSPTRARQTEGHLTFAGILRSEWIKLASLRSIRWSIITMLLVSAAGAALMSFAMVDTGSVDADTLPTLLAQSATFGSNITVLIMGVIGVLAATSEYSSGMILSTLSATPRRGLLLTAKALVVAGIAFVVGGLSTLGGGVIAALFMGGDAFGVLVSPAVLASMLGTTIYLTLATLLSLGIGVIFRSGAGAISVVVLLLFVSTLVFQILSVTGWAWVPEAAQWLPADLGYEMSSSPLLPADAPTEIVGVGYWAALGGLVAWAGAALVPAAILLKTRDAV, encoded by the coding sequence ATGACTACCGCAACCGCCACCGCGGCCAACACGCTGGCCCCCACCGTTCACAGCCCAACCAGAGCAAGGCAGACGGAAGGGCATCTCACCTTCGCAGGCATTCTTCGCAGTGAGTGGATCAAGCTGGCATCCTTGCGCTCGATCCGCTGGTCAATCATCACCATGCTCCTTGTTAGCGCGGCTGGCGCAGCGCTCATGAGTTTCGCGATGGTGGACACGGGGTCCGTCGATGCCGACACGCTGCCAACACTGCTCGCTCAGTCTGCGACCTTCGGGAGTAACATCACCGTCCTCATCATGGGTGTAATCGGGGTTTTGGCCGCCACAAGTGAGTACTCCAGCGGAATGATCCTCAGTACGTTGTCCGCTACGCCGCGCCGCGGCTTGCTGCTTACTGCCAAGGCACTGGTCGTCGCTGGCATTGCATTCGTCGTGGGCGGGCTCTCCACCCTTGGTGGCGGTGTCATTGCCGCACTCTTCATGGGCGGGGACGCGTTCGGTGTCCTTGTTTCACCTGCCGTGCTCGCTTCGATGCTGGGCACAACAATCTACCTGACACTCGCTACCCTCCTTTCGCTCGGCATTGGCGTGATATTCCGTTCCGGTGCTGGCGCAATCTCCGTGGTGGTGCTGCTACTGTTCGTCTCAACCCTTGTGTTCCAGATTCTCAGCGTCACCGGCTGGGCCTGGGTACCGGAGGCGGCACAGTGGTTGCCAGCCGACCTCGGATACGAAATGTCATCCAGCCCCCTCCTACCGGCTGATGCCCCCACTGAGATCGTCGGCGTGGGATACTGGGCGGCGTTGGGCGGCCTAGTCGCCTGGGCTGGCGCAGCACTGGTGCCAGCAGCGATTCTGCTCAAGACAAGAGACGCTGTGTGA
- a CDS encoding sensor histidine kinase, which translates to MNVTGTPVGVDTATNSELDSELRLPRPPGVLRRWIAAHPRAVDWIIVATYLLACALAIMFALTVSRFAGEFAAIDPEAQAEVAGVASFLEWPWAMVVILIIVVTAVALLYRRRFPLVGLVVVALLLFLEQGTLTVPNSMALVVLLYAVPLYRGLAQGWVGYAIVVAVNTAQIFLSGNTSTAVIGPSVTIFAADGQYLQDSNFILSTINALWLLAVLMISINLSNRRRYVGALIERAHQLEREREQQAALAAAAERSRIAREMHDIVAHSLSVVVTLSEAASVTVESQPEAAKNAMERAAETGRTALVEMRRLLGVLGEGDGKTTGSKPAADRGPGEVAKTAEASSAPRNPQPGMAELYGLIDGFRQAGLEVTVAETGVSAGDASQQLAVFRIIQEGLTNTLRYAGRGARTHLTLHHSPEETSVEVLDHGPAHRAGEADQGGGAATSTLARPIPGSGRGLTGAAQRAKIFGGSFEAGPHGTGWRLVATVPAAAPAEDHHGIPEERSEQQ; encoded by the coding sequence ATGAACGTGACAGGCACCCCGGTCGGTGTGGACACCGCCACGAACTCTGAGCTTGACTCGGAGCTGCGGCTTCCGCGCCCACCCGGGGTGCTTCGCCGTTGGATCGCAGCACACCCCAGAGCGGTCGACTGGATAATTGTCGCCACATACCTCCTGGCCTGTGCGCTTGCGATTATGTTCGCACTTACGGTGAGTCGTTTTGCTGGCGAGTTCGCCGCCATCGACCCCGAAGCCCAAGCCGAGGTCGCGGGGGTTGCTTCTTTTCTTGAGTGGCCGTGGGCAATGGTGGTCATCCTCATTATCGTCGTCACTGCCGTGGCACTGCTGTACCGGCGTCGATTCCCGCTGGTCGGCCTGGTAGTCGTTGCGCTCCTGCTCTTCCTTGAGCAAGGAACACTGACCGTCCCCAACTCAATGGCACTGGTAGTGCTCCTCTACGCTGTGCCTCTCTACCGCGGACTAGCGCAAGGGTGGGTCGGCTACGCGATTGTCGTGGCGGTCAACACGGCGCAGATCTTCCTCTCTGGCAACACTTCCACTGCCGTCATCGGCCCAAGCGTGACGATCTTCGCCGCCGATGGCCAGTACCTTCAAGACAGCAACTTCATACTCTCCACCATCAATGCACTTTGGCTCCTGGCCGTCCTCATGATCTCGATCAACCTCAGCAACCGCAGACGCTACGTGGGCGCACTCATCGAACGGGCCCACCAACTGGAGCGCGAACGCGAGCAACAGGCCGCACTGGCCGCCGCCGCCGAACGGTCGCGGATCGCACGCGAAATGCACGACATTGTTGCCCACTCCCTTTCCGTCGTCGTTACGTTGAGTGAGGCGGCCTCGGTGACGGTTGAGTCCCAACCAGAAGCGGCGAAGAACGCTATGGAACGCGCGGCGGAAACCGGCCGTACCGCCCTCGTCGAGATGCGTAGGCTGCTTGGCGTGTTGGGCGAGGGGGACGGAAAGACGACTGGCAGCAAACCCGCTGCAGATCGAGGTCCGGGCGAAGTTGCGAAGACCGCAGAGGCAAGCAGCGCTCCGAGAAACCCCCAACCGGGCATGGCGGAGCTCTACGGGCTGATCGATGGATTCCGTCAGGCCGGGCTGGAGGTTACCGTGGCCGAGACCGGAGTCTCCGCTGGCGATGCGAGCCAGCAGCTCGCGGTGTTCCGGATCATCCAGGAGGGGCTCACAAACACCCTGCGCTATGCGGGTCGAGGTGCTCGGACACATTTGACGCTTCACCATTCGCCGGAGGAAACCTCCGTCGAGGTGCTTGACCACGGACCTGCCCATAGAGCGGGGGAAGCAGATCAAGGTGGCGGCGCCGCGACGTCCACCTTGGCTCGGCCCATCCCGGGGAGCGGACGGGGCCTTACTGGCGCGGCACAGCGCGCAAAGATCTTTGGCGGTTCGTTCGAGGCCGGGCCTCACGGAACCGGCTGGCGCCTGGTGGCAACGGTGCCAGCCGCGGCACCCGCAGAGGACCATCACGGCATCCCGGAGGAAAGGAGTGAGCAGCAGTGA
- a CDS encoding response regulator transcription factor, with amino-acid sequence MRSNRDHDDSTVEDLSGEGWRDDDVIRVLLVDDQELIRTGFALILSTSGAGGGPSVEVVGEAGDGVQALRVMQRLAEQDRLPNVVLMDVRMPGMDGIEATRLIVRDYPDSRVLVLTTFDLDEYALAAIEAGAGGFLLKDARAPELVAAVRSVAEGDAVMAASLTRRLISRLRDGAEPIGNPQGPNPNGSGRATADVRDGARSTEDAAAILERLTDRERDVFALIAEGLTNAEIGDRLFLSVSTVKTHVGRVLTKLELRDRVHAVILAYEAGVR; translated from the coding sequence GTGAGAAGCAACCGAGACCACGATGACTCAACAGTTGAAGATCTCAGCGGCGAAGGCTGGCGCGATGACGATGTGATCCGCGTCCTCCTTGTCGACGATCAGGAACTCATCCGCACGGGGTTCGCCCTCATACTTTCTACGTCAGGCGCTGGCGGCGGCCCAAGCGTCGAGGTTGTGGGGGAAGCAGGCGACGGGGTCCAAGCGCTCAGAGTCATGCAGAGGCTCGCAGAGCAGGACCGCCTGCCCAATGTCGTGCTGATGGACGTACGCATGCCGGGCATGGATGGCATCGAAGCTACGCGGCTAATAGTCAGGGACTATCCCGACTCACGCGTCCTCGTCCTCACCACCTTTGACCTCGACGAATACGCGCTTGCTGCCATCGAGGCGGGAGCCGGCGGGTTCCTCTTGAAGGATGCAAGGGCACCGGAGTTGGTCGCCGCAGTTCGCTCCGTTGCCGAGGGCGACGCCGTCATGGCAGCCAGCCTGACACGGCGGCTCATCTCTAGACTGCGCGACGGTGCGGAGCCCATAGGGAACCCGCAGGGACCTAATCCGAATGGCTCCGGTCGCGCAACCGCCGACGTCAGGGACGGTGCTCGTAGCACCGAGGATGCTGCCGCTATCCTTGAACGTCTCACCGACAGGGAACGAGACGTATTCGCCCTCATCGCCGAGGGTCTCACGAACGCTGAGATCGGCGACCGCTTGTTTTTGTCGGTGTCGACGGTGAAGACACACGTTGGAAGAGTGCTGACCAAGCTGGAACTGCGCGACCGAGTTCACGCCGTGATCCTGGCGTACGAGGCCGGAGTGCGCTGA
- a CDS encoding D-alanine--D-alanine ligase family protein, whose amino-acid sequence MTADPRPLVAVLFGGMSGEHQISCATAGGVLGAIDEEKWQTFAIGITPDGQWVPMPSDPLAYVLGDDGGYTVEAGDLRVAILPGSPRLIQFEVDDGGHPVPETVRTIGDIDVLFPLLHGPYGEDGTVQGLLELSKVRYVGCGVASSAVCQDKYLTKTVLGAAGIDVGEWVAFTQRDWLGDQQEWEAQVAALGFPVFVKPCRAGSSLGVSRVDAAADLAAALDEAMRHDPRVIVEAACPGREVECGVLGTADGSLSASAIGEIRVLTEGFYDYESKYFAPQAVQLDCPADLPEDVARAIQKIALVAFEAVEGEGISRIDFFYNEESGRIVLNEINTLPGFTPGSLYPVMFDRVGITYPELVSALLEEAAARPVGLR is encoded by the coding sequence ATGACTGCTGATCCTCGCCCCCTCGTCGCCGTCCTCTTCGGCGGAATGTCAGGGGAACACCAGATTTCCTGTGCAACTGCCGGTGGCGTCCTCGGCGCTATTGACGAAGAGAAGTGGCAGACCTTCGCCATCGGTATCACGCCCGACGGGCAGTGGGTTCCTATGCCCTCGGACCCGCTTGCCTACGTCCTTGGCGACGACGGTGGGTACACGGTTGAGGCAGGGGACCTGCGCGTCGCAATCCTGCCGGGTTCGCCGCGGCTGATTCAGTTTGAGGTGGACGACGGCGGTCATCCAGTCCCAGAAACCGTGCGCACCATCGGTGACATCGACGTCCTCTTCCCACTGCTTCACGGCCCGTACGGCGAGGACGGAACCGTGCAGGGGCTGCTGGAACTCTCCAAGGTTCGCTACGTGGGGTGCGGGGTCGCGTCCTCGGCGGTATGCCAGGACAAGTACCTGACGAAGACCGTCCTCGGCGCCGCGGGCATCGACGTGGGGGAGTGGGTCGCCTTCACGCAGCGAGACTGGCTAGGTGACCAGCAGGAATGGGAGGCGCAAGTCGCCGCCCTCGGCTTCCCGGTATTTGTGAAGCCGTGTCGTGCCGGGTCGTCCCTCGGTGTCTCCAGGGTGGATGCGGCAGCCGACCTAGCCGCCGCCCTCGACGAAGCCATGCGTCATGATCCGCGCGTGATTGTTGAGGCAGCATGCCCTGGTCGTGAAGTTGAGTGTGGAGTCCTTGGAACGGCGGACGGCTCCCTGAGCGCCTCCGCAATTGGGGAAATCCGCGTCCTCACGGAAGGCTTCTACGACTACGAATCCAAGTATTTTGCCCCCCAGGCCGTACAACTGGACTGCCCAGCCGATCTTCCCGAGGACGTGGCGCGAGCAATCCAGAAGATCGCCCTCGTCGCATTCGAAGCGGTAGAGGGGGAGGGGATTTCCCGTATCGACTTCTTCTACAACGAAGAAAGTGGGCGCATCGTCCTCAACGAAATCAACACGTTGCCCGGCTTCACCCCCGGCTCGTTATACCCCGTCATGTTCGACCGAGTGGGGATCACGTATCCAGAACTGGTGAGCGCGCTCTTGGAAGAGGCAGCAGCACGGCCGGTGGGATTGCGCTAA
- a CDS encoding PLP-dependent aspartate aminotransferase family protein — protein sequence MTTRPDKAHPETLGFNTQAIHVGNAIDEGSGAIRTPIIMANSYALPYDPSTVDWSGTDIPLYTRNTGANQIALQQKITALEGAEDAVVLATGVAALHGVFFTTLKSGDHAIISDTTYEATWRLFEEIFPEKYGIEGTFVDVTDLDAVRAALRPNTRLIHTETIANPTTLTADVAALAQIAHDNGALLSVDSTFTPPPLYRPLEDGADFAVQSLTKYINGHGDAMGGSVAGSTELIQTIKSDAMVDVGGAISPFNAWLIQRGSVTLPLRLQRHQESAQKVARFLEGHPKVAYVYYPGLESHPQHELATRQFGGRGYGGVLCFAVEGDRDTQNRFVANLKVITSAVSLGHDETLIMHVSNEGPRVVYYPEPFKDYGHLRLSVGLEDAEDLIADLGAALESA from the coding sequence ATGACAACCCGACCCGACAAAGCCCATCCTGAGACCCTGGGGTTCAATACCCAGGCCATCCACGTTGGCAACGCTATTGATGAAGGTTCGGGCGCGATCCGCACCCCGATCATCATGGCTAACTCCTATGCGCTGCCCTACGACCCTTCCACGGTTGACTGGTCCGGCACCGACATTCCGCTCTACACACGCAATACCGGCGCAAACCAGATCGCCCTGCAGCAAAAAATCACTGCCCTCGAAGGCGCCGAGGACGCGGTTGTCTTGGCAACCGGAGTCGCTGCTCTGCACGGCGTGTTCTTCACGACCCTGAAGTCGGGGGACCACGCGATCATCTCTGACACCACCTACGAGGCGACTTGGCGCCTATTTGAAGAGATCTTCCCAGAGAAGTACGGGATCGAGGGGACTTTCGTGGACGTGACTGACCTGGATGCTGTGCGAGCTGCCCTGCGTCCCAACACGCGCCTCATCCACACGGAGACCATCGCCAATCCAACTACGCTGACTGCGGACGTAGCGGCCTTGGCGCAGATTGCTCACGATAATGGCGCCCTCCTCAGCGTGGATTCGACCTTCACGCCGCCGCCCCTGTATCGCCCGCTCGAGGACGGTGCAGACTTCGCGGTGCAGTCGCTAACCAAGTACATCAATGGTCACGGGGACGCGATGGGGGGATCGGTTGCCGGGTCCACAGAGCTGATCCAGACCATCAAGTCTGACGCCATGGTTGATGTGGGCGGGGCAATCTCTCCGTTCAACGCCTGGCTCATCCAGCGTGGCTCCGTCACCTTGCCGCTGCGCCTGCAGCGCCACCAGGAAAGCGCCCAGAAGGTCGCGCGGTTCCTTGAAGGCCACCCCAAGGTCGCGTACGTCTACTATCCGGGCCTGGAATCGCATCCTCAACACGAACTCGCCACCCGCCAGTTTGGCGGCCGCGGGTACGGCGGTGTGCTTTGCTTTGCCGTCGAGGGCGACCGTGACACCCAGAACCGTTTTGTCGCGAACCTGAAAGTGATCACCTCCGCAGTCTCGCTGGGACACGACGAAACCCTCATCATGCACGTCAGCAATGAGGGGCCGCGCGTGGTCTACTACCCCGAGCCTTTCAAGGACTATGGTCACCTGCGCCTGTCAGTGGGACTGGAGGATGCGGAAGACCTGATAGCTGATCTGGGGGCTGCCCTGGAGTCGGCATGA
- a CDS encoding methylenetetrahydrofolate reductase, protein MVSFEVLPPRRPDLITRFWSNVDQLLASRPNFISVTYGAGGTDRDGACTVVEQLVRETPVQPIAHLTCVASPRAEVRSVVERYLDLGVRSFMALRGDPPRGAEGWIPAPGDLEQATDLVALMRQVEAERIAVDPGFALRSAFKPLTIAVATFPGGNPAAGTTPEQEADRLLAKQNAGASFAVTQLFWNPGCYELFLELARRRGVTIPIVAGILPPTDPRRVRRMQELTGVAAPSWLLDPLDATSNAEEAREVGTALGRKIAREVLEAGSPGLHVFTFNQAGPALDLVRDLDLSDSHETSLSLPSKELI, encoded by the coding sequence ATGGTTTCGTTTGAGGTGCTTCCACCCAGACGACCCGACCTCATCACCAGGTTCTGGTCTAACGTCGACCAGCTCCTAGCAAGCAGACCAAATTTCATTTCAGTAACATACGGCGCAGGCGGCACGGACCGCGATGGAGCCTGTACGGTTGTTGAGCAGCTGGTCCGGGAGACCCCGGTTCAGCCCATCGCGCATCTGACCTGCGTCGCCTCCCCCAGAGCCGAGGTGCGCTCCGTTGTGGAACGCTACCTGGACCTGGGTGTTCGCTCTTTCATGGCGCTTCGTGGTGACCCTCCCCGAGGCGCCGAAGGGTGGATACCCGCGCCGGGTGACCTTGAGCAGGCCACCGACCTCGTCGCCCTCATGAGGCAGGTCGAGGCCGAGCGCATCGCAGTCGACCCGGGTTTCGCCCTGCGCTCTGCATTCAAACCGCTGACGATTGCCGTGGCAACATTCCCTGGCGGCAATCCAGCAGCGGGAACAACTCCGGAACAAGAGGCGGACCGCCTCCTAGCGAAACAGAACGCCGGAGCATCCTTCGCGGTTACCCAGTTGTTCTGGAATCCCGGATGCTACGAGTTATTCCTCGAGCTCGCGCGTCGAAGGGGCGTCACCATCCCCATCGTTGCCGGGATCCTGCCGCCAACGGACCCCAGGCGGGTGCGACGGATGCAGGAACTCACCGGGGTTGCCGCCCCGTCGTGGCTGCTGGACCCGCTGGATGCGACCTCGAACGCAGAAGAAGCACGGGAAGTTGGCACTGCCCTGGGCCGCAAGATCGCCAGGGAAGTGCTCGAGGCCGGTTCGCCCGGCCTACACGTCTTCACCTTCAACCAGGCCGGACCCGCCCTCGACCTGGTGCGTGATCTTGACCTCTCTGACTCACACGAAACCTCACTTTCGCTTCCTTCAAAGGAACTGATATGA
- a CDS encoding ABC transporter ATP-binding protein: MIEATHLTKTYGKKTAVSDVSFSLAPGQVTGFLGPNGAGKSTTMRLLMGLDRPTSGSITVMGKPYVEHRNPLCVVGALLDAKGVHPGRTARSHLRALAATHSISEARVNQVLELTGLESVANKRVGGFSLGMGQRLGIAAALLGDPQVLVLDEPVNGLDPDGVLWVRNFVRSFAAEGGTVLLSSHLMSEMAQTADHVIVLGRGAVIADAPIGDLIATGKGQRTVRVTSPDSLRLGELLRAQGAHTTQLKGGNELLIHGVPAERIGEIAAANALVLHSLSTDSASLEDAYLELTHGEIEYVAA; the protein is encoded by the coding sequence ATGATCGAGGCAACACACCTCACGAAGACGTACGGCAAGAAAACGGCGGTATCAGACGTCAGCTTTTCACTGGCGCCCGGCCAGGTCACTGGCTTTCTGGGTCCAAATGGCGCCGGCAAATCAACGACTATGCGCCTACTTATGGGACTCGACCGCCCTACCAGCGGATCTATCACCGTAATGGGTAAACCCTACGTTGAGCACCGCAACCCACTGTGTGTTGTCGGAGCCTTGCTGGATGCGAAAGGTGTTCATCCGGGACGCACCGCACGCAGTCACCTGCGGGCCCTCGCAGCCACGCACAGCATCAGTGAAGCACGTGTCAACCAGGTACTTGAACTCACCGGACTGGAGTCGGTTGCGAACAAGAGGGTCGGTGGGTTCTCGCTGGGGATGGGGCAGCGACTCGGCATAGCTGCAGCCCTACTCGGCGACCCGCAAGTGCTTGTGTTGGATGAGCCGGTCAACGGCCTCGACCCCGACGGCGTTCTTTGGGTCCGCAACTTCGTGCGGTCTTTTGCGGCCGAGGGCGGTACGGTGCTGCTCTCCAGCCACCTCATGAGCGAAATGGCTCAGACCGCGGACCACGTCATCGTGCTTGGACGCGGAGCGGTGATCGCTGATGCTCCGATTGGCGACCTTATCGCCACTGGCAAGGGGCAACGGACCGTCCGCGTCACATCACCAGACTCGCTCAGGCTCGGCGAACTCCTTCGCGCGCAAGGGGCACACACGACCCAACTGAAGGGCGGCAACGAGCTCCTCATTCACGGAGTGCCTGCGGAACGTATCGGTGAGATCGCGGCAGCAAACGCCCTCGTCCTGCACTCTCTCTCTACAGACTCGGCCTCCCTCGAAGACGCCTACCTCGAACTAACCCACGGAGAGATCGAGTACGTCGCGGCGTAA
- the metE gene encoding 5-methyltetrahydropteroyltriglutamate--homocysteine S-methyltransferase: MTKQHPQSTPETSPSNGRLTVTTSFPNATIIGYPRIGADRELKRATEKYWRNELSDEDLLAATTDLRDATYARLAELGLDKGGYAIPESFSLYDQVLDTAVALGAIPQRYRGLDGLERYFALARGTDTLPALEMTKWFDTNYHYLVPELSPSSQFEFEDVSKVAEFERARDNGYLVRPTLVGPVTFLALSKADEDAPGDWHPLELIDRVTAAYRTVLSAFAEAGAEWIQFDEPALTSDNLDAPRAELISAAKAVWSELSRSSERPQILVALPYGDGSAAAKALADTDVEAIHLDLRRSPAPDAELTTALTTKTVVAGVVEGRNIWRADLRKAAQTLEALQQAGITNLSAATATSLQHVPITTSAEQWDDPALDGALHSWLSFADQKVEEVVLLGKGLTQGWIAVEDRLVASDRAITSRAAYEGVIRPEVRQRTANVTPADTEREDSEARRAAQAEVLNLPPLPTTTIGSFPQTPEIRRARAAHVRGDLTAEQYREAMEAEIASVIRLQEDLGLDVLVHGEAERNDMVQYFAEQLDGYAATTNGWVQSYGTRCTRPSILWGDVTRPEPMTVGWTTYAASLTDKPVKGMLTGPTTMIAWSFPREDLPFGEVAAQIGLALQDEVRDLEAAGIHIIQVDEPALRELLPLDSSKHQDYLDQSVTAFRLATSNVDTATQIHTHLCYSEFGQVLEAILGLNADVTSIEAARSRMELLEDVDTDDLIRGLGPGVWDIHSPRVPSAQELADLLRAAAAAVPAGLLWANPDCGLKTRGYAETEAALKNLVEAAKTVRAELAPEGA; the protein is encoded by the coding sequence ATGACCAAGCAACACCCACAATCCACCCCTGAAACCAGCCCATCAAACGGAAGGCTTACCGTGACCACCTCTTTCCCAAACGCAACAATCATTGGCTACCCGCGGATCGGAGCGGATCGCGAGTTGAAGCGCGCCACGGAGAAATACTGGAGGAATGAGCTTTCCGACGAAGACCTCCTGGCCGCCACAACGGATCTGCGTGACGCCACCTACGCCCGACTCGCGGAGCTGGGGCTGGACAAGGGCGGATACGCCATCCCAGAGTCCTTTTCCCTCTACGACCAGGTCCTCGACACGGCCGTCGCACTAGGCGCGATCCCGCAGCGCTACCGCGGACTCGACGGTTTGGAGCGCTACTTCGCCCTCGCCCGTGGCACCGATACGCTGCCCGCCCTCGAAATGACAAAATGGTTCGACACCAACTACCACTACCTGGTTCCCGAACTCTCGCCGTCTTCTCAGTTTGAGTTCGAGGACGTCAGTAAGGTCGCCGAGTTCGAACGTGCTCGGGACAACGGCTATCTGGTTCGTCCCACTCTGGTCGGGCCGGTCACCTTCCTCGCCCTTTCGAAAGCGGACGAGGACGCACCCGGCGACTGGCATCCCCTGGAATTAATCGACAGGGTCACGGCGGCCTACCGCACCGTTCTGAGTGCATTTGCCGAGGCCGGCGCCGAATGGATCCAGTTCGATGAACCTGCGCTGACCTCTGACAACTTAGACGCGCCCCGCGCCGAACTGATCAGTGCTGCCAAGGCGGTGTGGAGTGAGCTCTCTCGAAGCTCGGAGCGACCGCAGATCTTGGTTGCGCTTCCCTACGGCGACGGAAGCGCCGCCGCAAAGGCACTTGCGGACACCGACGTCGAAGCAATCCACCTGGATCTGCGTCGTAGCCCAGCGCCCGATGCGGAACTCACCACAGCTCTGACAACCAAGACAGTCGTGGCCGGAGTCGTGGAAGGGCGCAATATCTGGCGCGCTGACCTGCGGAAAGCAGCTCAAACGCTGGAAGCACTGCAACAGGCAGGGATCACCAACCTTTCAGCCGCCACCGCAACCTCGCTGCAGCACGTCCCGATCACGACCTCGGCGGAGCAGTGGGACGATCCCGCCCTCGACGGTGCATTGCACAGTTGGCTGTCGTTTGCCGACCAGAAAGTCGAAGAGGTTGTCTTGCTAGGTAAGGGCCTGACGCAAGGCTGGATCGCGGTGGAGGACAGGCTAGTGGCATCCGACCGGGCCATCACGTCACGCGCGGCATATGAAGGCGTGATCCGCCCTGAGGTGCGGCAACGCACCGCCAACGTCACCCCCGCAGACACCGAGCGTGAGGATTCAGAAGCCCGCCGGGCCGCGCAGGCCGAGGTCCTCAACCTGCCACCCCTGCCGACAACGACGATTGGTTCCTTCCCCCAGACGCCAGAAATCCGTCGGGCCCGGGCCGCTCACGTGCGGGGCGACCTCACGGCAGAGCAGTACCGGGAGGCAATGGAGGCCGAAATCGCCTCCGTTATCCGTCTGCAGGAGGATCTGGGCCTGGACGTCCTCGTTCATGGCGAAGCCGAACGCAACGACATGGTGCAGTACTTCGCCGAGCAACTTGACGGGTATGCGGCAACCACTAACGGCTGGGTGCAGTCTTACGGCACGCGTTGTACGAGGCCGTCGATCCTCTGGGGTGATGTGACCCGCCCCGAGCCGATGACGGTTGGCTGGACGACATACGCTGCGTCTTTGACAGACAAGCCGGTGAAGGGAATGCTCACTGGTCCAACCACCATGATCGCCTGGTCGTTCCCTCGCGAAGACCTACCCTTCGGTGAGGTTGCGGCGCAGATTGGCCTGGCGCTACAGGATGAGGTGAGAGACCTCGAAGCCGCTGGAATCCACATCATCCAGGTTGACGAACCGGCCCTTCGTGAACTGCTTCCCCTCGACTCTTCCAAGCACCAGGACTACCTAGACCAGTCGGTGACGGCATTCCGCCTGGCGACCTCGAACGTGGATACTGCCACTCAGATTCACACCCACCTGTGCTATTCAGAGTTTGGTCAGGTCCTTGAGGCAATCCTCGGCCTGAATGCGGATGTTACCTCGATTGAGGCCGCGCGTTCCCGGATGGAGTTGCTTGAGGACGTCGACACCGACGACCTCATTCGCGGGTTGGGTCCGGGAGTGTGGGATATCCATTCGCCGCGTGTCCCAAGCGCCCAGGAGCTGGCTGATCTTCTCCGCGCCGCAGCCGCAGCGGTCCCCGCAGGGCTGCTGTGGGCAAACCCGGATTGCGGGTTGAAAACCCGCGGCTATGCCGAAACTGAGGCCGCTTTGAAGAACCTGGTTGAAGCAGCGAAGACGGTGCGCGCAGAACTCGCACCCGAGGGGGCATAA